A DNA window from Rossellomorea marisflavi contains the following coding sequences:
- the dnaK gene encoding molecular chaperone DnaK, which yields MSKIIGIDLGTTNSCVSVLEGGEPKVIANAEGNRTTPSVVAFKNGEKQVGEVAKRQAITNPNTIISVKRHMGTAHKVEAEGKDYTPQEISAMILQHLKSYAEDYLGETVDKAVITVPAYFNDAERQATKDAGKIAGLEVERIINEPTAAALAYGLDKMDEDQTILVYDLGGGTFDVSILELGDGVFEVRSTAGDNRLGGDDFDQVIIDYLVAEFKKENGIDLSKDKMALQRLKDAAEKAKKDLSGVTSTQISLPFITAGEAGPLHLEVTLSRAKFEEISSDLVERTMGPTRQAMKDAGLSASEIDKIILVGGSTRIPAVQEAIRKETGKEPSKGVNPDEVVAMGAAIQGGVLTGDVKDVVLLDVTPLSLGIETMGGVSTKLIDRNTTIPTSKSQVFSTAADNQTAVDIHVLQGERPMAADNKTLGRFQLADIPPAPRGVPQIEVKFDIDKNGIVNVSAKDLGTGKEQNITIKSSTGLSDEEVERMVKEAEENADADKKRKEEVELRNEADQLVFQTEKTLKDLEGKVDEEEVKKAEDAKAELKEAIEKNDLDLIREKKDALQEVVQNLSMKLYEQAQAEAQAAQGAEGGDAKNDDVVDAEYEEVDDEKK from the coding sequence ATGAGTAAAATTATCGGAATCGACTTAGGTACAACAAACTCTTGCGTATCCGTACTTGAAGGCGGAGAACCGAAAGTCATCGCCAACGCTGAAGGTAACCGTACGACACCTTCTGTTGTCGCATTCAAAAATGGAGAAAAACAAGTTGGGGAAGTAGCGAAGCGTCAAGCGATCACAAACCCTAACACCATCATTTCCGTTAAACGCCACATGGGTACCGCCCACAAAGTGGAAGCGGAAGGAAAAGACTACACGCCTCAAGAAATCTCAGCCATGATCCTTCAACACTTGAAATCATACGCTGAAGACTATCTTGGCGAAACCGTTGATAAAGCAGTCATCACTGTACCTGCTTACTTCAACGATGCCGAGCGTCAAGCAACGAAGGATGCGGGTAAGATCGCCGGTCTTGAAGTAGAACGCATCATCAACGAGCCGACGGCAGCAGCTCTTGCTTACGGACTCGATAAAATGGACGAAGATCAAACGATCCTTGTATATGACCTTGGTGGCGGTACGTTCGACGTATCCATCCTTGAACTCGGTGACGGTGTATTTGAAGTCCGTTCAACTGCGGGTGACAACCGTCTTGGTGGGGATGACTTCGACCAAGTCATCATCGATTATCTTGTAGCTGAATTCAAAAAAGAAAACGGCATTGATCTTTCAAAAGACAAAATGGCTCTTCAACGCTTGAAAGATGCAGCTGAAAAAGCGAAAAAAGACCTTTCTGGTGTCACGTCCACCCAAATCTCCCTTCCGTTCATCACGGCCGGAGAAGCTGGACCGCTTCACCTTGAAGTCACTCTATCACGTGCGAAATTCGAAGAAATCTCTTCTGACCTTGTAGAGCGTACTATGGGACCTACTCGCCAAGCGATGAAAGATGCCGGTCTATCTGCAAGCGAGATCGACAAAATCATCCTTGTTGGTGGATCAACCCGTATTCCTGCCGTTCAGGAAGCGATCCGCAAAGAAACCGGAAAAGAGCCTTCAAAAGGCGTTAACCCGGATGAAGTTGTGGCAATGGGTGCCGCAATCCAAGGTGGAGTCCTGACTGGTGACGTCAAAGACGTTGTCCTTCTCGACGTAACTCCACTGTCGCTCGGTATCGAAACAATGGGTGGCGTATCAACAAAGCTCATCGACCGTAACACAACGATTCCTACATCAAAATCACAAGTGTTCTCAACAGCCGCTGACAATCAGACAGCCGTTGATATCCATGTGCTTCAAGGTGAACGCCCGATGGCTGCGGATAACAAAACGCTTGGCCGTTTCCAACTTGCTGATATCCCGCCGGCTCCACGCGGTGTTCCTCAAATCGAAGTTAAATTCGACATTGATAAGAACGGGATCGTCAACGTAAGTGCGAAAGACCTCGGCACAGGCAAAGAGCAAAACATCACAATCAAGTCGTCAACTGGCCTTTCAGATGAAGAGGTTGAACGCATGGTGAAGGAAGCAGAAGAAAACGCCGATGCGGATAAGAAGCGTAAAGAGGAAGTTGAACTTCGCAATGAAGCAGACCAACTCGTCTTCCAAACGGAAAAAACGCTTAAAGACCTTGAAGGCAAAGTGGACGAAGAAGAAGTGAAAAAAGCGGAAGATGCGAAAGCGGAACTGAAGGAAGCGATCGAGAAGAACGATCTTGACCTGATCCGTGAGAAGAAAGACGCACTTCAGGAAGTCGTTCAGAACCTTTCCATGAAGCTTTACGAGCAAGCCCAGGCAGAAGCACAGGCTGCACAGGGAGCTGAAGGCGGAGACGCAAAGAACGATGACGTCGTAGACGCTGAGTACGAAGAAGTAGACGACGAAAAGAAATAA
- the grpE gene encoding nucleotide exchange factor GrpE: MSEETKNDQELNEEQPKVDNEETVEEVFAEEEPQEEQTTDELSELQAKLDESENRYLRLRADFDNFRRRINAENEAKEKYRSQALITELLPALDNFERALNIEADNDQTKTLLQGMEMVHRSLIEALKKEGVEAIEAVGQEFDPHMHQAVMQTEDEAYGSNVVVEEFQKGYKLKDRVIRPSMVKVNQ; encoded by the coding sequence TTGTCTGAAGAAACGAAGAATGATCAAGAATTGAATGAAGAACAGCCGAAAGTGGACAATGAAGAAACAGTTGAAGAGGTTTTCGCTGAAGAAGAACCTCAGGAAGAGCAAACAACTGATGAACTGTCCGAGCTCCAGGCGAAGCTTGACGAATCCGAGAATCGCTATCTTCGCCTCAGAGCGGATTTCGATAACTTCCGTCGCCGTATAAATGCTGAGAATGAAGCGAAGGAAAAGTATCGCTCGCAGGCATTGATCACTGAATTATTGCCGGCCCTCGATAACTTTGAACGCGCTTTGAATATAGAAGCGGATAATGATCAAACAAAAACCCTCCTTCAAGGGATGGAAATGGTCCACAGAAGCCTGATCGAAGCCCTCAAAAAAGAAGGTGTAGAAGCGATCGAGGCTGTAGGACAAGAGTTTGATCCGCATATGCATCAAGCCGTCATGCAGACTGAAGACGAAGCATACGGAAGCAACGTGGTTGTCGAAGAGTTCCAAAAAGGCTACAAGCTAAAGGACCGCGTCATCCGTCCATCCATGGTGAAAGTCAATCAATAA
- the hrcA gene encoding heat-inducible transcriptional repressor HrcA — protein sequence MLTDRQLLILQVIIDDFIMSAQPVGSRSLSKKDEISFSSATIRNEMADLEELGFIEKTHTSSGRVPSEKGYRYYVDHLLSPQKLEKNEVNALRSIFSERIYELEKVVQKSAKILSDLTNYTTIVLGPDVKENKLRKIELIPLNRETAIAIIVTENGHVENKTVALPPGMDASDLEKLINILNDRLTGVPLSELNDRIFKEVAILLKRHIESYDSILHSMLDDFHLSGTDKLFFGGKTNMLNQPEFNDIQKVRLLLEMIDQEESIYDLIRPSGSGLSIKIGKENNNLAMENCSLITATYSIGREQLGSIAIIGPTRMDYSRVISLLDFFSTDMSKVLTKLYQSKS from the coding sequence TTGTTAACAGATCGACAACTTCTTATTCTACAAGTCATTATCGACGACTTTATCATGTCGGCTCAGCCGGTCGGCTCCCGGAGCCTGTCCAAGAAGGATGAAATCTCCTTCAGTTCGGCAACGATCCGGAACGAAATGGCCGACCTTGAAGAACTCGGGTTCATCGAAAAGACCCACACTTCTTCAGGCCGCGTCCCTTCCGAGAAAGGGTACCGGTACTATGTCGATCATCTTCTATCTCCACAAAAGCTGGAGAAGAATGAAGTGAATGCACTGCGTTCGATCTTTTCCGAGAGGATTTATGAGCTGGAGAAAGTGGTTCAGAAATCAGCCAAGATCCTTTCCGATTTAACCAATTATACTACGATCGTCCTCGGGCCGGATGTGAAGGAGAACAAACTTCGTAAAATCGAGCTCATTCCGCTTAACCGCGAAACGGCGATCGCCATCATTGTGACCGAAAATGGTCATGTGGAGAATAAAACGGTGGCCCTGCCGCCGGGCATGGATGCAAGTGACCTTGAAAAGCTCATCAATATCCTGAATGACCGCCTCACGGGCGTTCCCCTCAGTGAGCTGAACGACCGCATCTTCAAGGAAGTTGCCATCCTGCTGAAACGGCATATCGAAAGCTATGACAGCATCCTGCATTCGATGCTCGATGACTTCCATCTGTCGGGAACGGATAAACTGTTCTTCGGCGGGAAGACAAATATGCTGAATCAGCCTGAGTTCAACGATATCCAGAAAGTCAGGCTCCTTCTTGAGATGATTGATCAAGAAGAAAGCATCTACGATCTGATCCGTCCTTCCGGGTCCGGGCTCAGCATCAAGATCGGTAAAGAGAATAACAATCTTGCCATGGAAAACTGCAGCCTCATCACCGCGACCTACTCAATCGGGAGGGAGCAGCTGGGGTCGATCGCCATCATCGGTCCGACACGGATGGATTATTCCAGGGTGATCAGCCTCCTCGACTTCTTTTCGACGGATATGTCCAAGGTGCTGACCAAGCTGTATCAAAGCAAAAGCTAG
- the hemW gene encoding radical SAM family heme chaperone HemW, whose product MAKSAYIHIPFCEHICHYCDFNKVFLEGQPVDEYLMRLGEEMKLRRQEGQLDTIFVGGGTPTSLDARQLAYLCEKINEHLPFSGGEFTFEANPGDLGEEKLKVLKDHGVNRLSFGVQSFNDDLLKSIGRTHKSEDVYTSVKAAEKVGFENISIDLIYSLPKQTEEDFKDTLTKALDLGLPHYSAYSLIVEPKTVFYNLMRKGKLSLPSQEQEAAMYDVLIQTMERYGIHQYEISNFAKEGFESLHNLVYWDNEEYVGLGAGAHGYINGVRYSNHGPLKKYMEPVSMGEVPTIQSHDVTKGEMMEEEMFLGLRKTAGVSRKRFEEKFGTSVESIFPDALEEMTGKGLLEVAGDRIRLTKQGRFLGNEVFQSFLGVI is encoded by the coding sequence ATGGCCAAATCAGCCTATATCCACATCCCTTTCTGCGAACATATCTGTCACTACTGTGATTTTAATAAGGTGTTCCTTGAAGGCCAGCCGGTCGATGAGTATTTGATGCGGCTCGGAGAAGAAATGAAACTGCGCAGGCAGGAAGGACAGCTCGATACGATCTTCGTCGGCGGGGGTACCCCGACATCCCTGGATGCACGCCAGCTTGCATATCTATGCGAAAAGATCAATGAACATCTCCCGTTCTCAGGAGGGGAGTTCACGTTCGAAGCGAACCCTGGAGATCTGGGGGAAGAGAAGCTGAAGGTGCTGAAGGACCATGGTGTAAACCGATTGAGCTTCGGTGTACAGTCGTTCAATGATGACCTGCTGAAGTCGATCGGGCGGACGCATAAGAGTGAAGACGTGTACACTTCCGTCAAAGCCGCTGAGAAAGTCGGCTTTGAAAATATCAGCATCGATCTGATCTACAGCCTGCCGAAGCAGACGGAAGAAGATTTTAAGGACACCCTGACGAAGGCCCTCGATCTTGGCTTGCCTCATTACTCGGCATACTCCCTGATCGTGGAACCGAAGACGGTGTTTTACAACCTGATGAGAAAAGGAAAGCTGTCCCTGCCGTCACAGGAGCAGGAGGCCGCCATGTACGATGTGCTCATCCAGACGATGGAACGGTATGGCATCCATCAATATGAAATCAGCAACTTTGCCAAGGAAGGCTTTGAGAGCCTTCATAACCTTGTTTATTGGGATAATGAAGAATATGTTGGTTTAGGAGCCGGTGCACACGGTTATATAAACGGAGTGCGCTATTCCAACCACGGTCCATTGAAGAAATACATGGAACCTGTGAGCATGGGTGAGGTACCGACGATTCAGTCCCATGATGTGACCAAGGGCGAGATGATGGAAGAAGAGATGTTCCTCGGTTTAAGGAAGACAGCAGGGGTCAGCAGGAAGAGATTCGAAGAGAAATTCGGTACGTCCGTCGAAAGCATCTTCCCCGATGCGCTGGAGGAGATGACGGGTAAGGGACTCCTCGAGGTTGCAGGCGATCGGATCCGTCTCACGAAGCAGGGACGTTTCCTGGGGAATGAAGTATTTCAATCTTTCCTTGGTGTGATCTAA
- the lepA gene encoding translation elongation factor 4, protein MNREEKLNRQSRIRNFSIIAHIDHGKSTLADRILEKTKALTAREMKEQLLDSMDLERERGITIKLNSVQLKYAAKDGEEYIFHLIDTPGHVDFTYEVSRSLAACEGAVLVVDAAQGIEAQTLANVYLALDNDLEILPVINKIDLPAADPERVRQEVEDVIGLDASDAVLASAKAGIGIEDILEQIVEKVPAPQGDPDAPLKALIFDSLYDAYRGVVAYIRVMEGTVKVGDKVRMMATGKEFEVTEVGVFTPKPTGLKELTVGDVGFLTASIKNVGDTRVGDTITLANNPAEEALPGYRRMNPMVYCGLYPIDSNRYNDLREALEKLELNDSALQYEPETSQALGFGFRCGFLGLLHMEIIQERIEREFKIDLITTAPSVIYHVELTDGETLSVDNPSMMPDPQKVDHVQEPYVKATIMVPNDYVGAVMELCQNKRGNFIDMQYMDDTRVNIVYEIPLAEIVYDFFDQLKSNTKGYASFDYELIGYKESKLVKMDILLNGENVDALSFIVHRDFAYERGKLIVEKLKQLIPRQQFEVPIQAAIGQKIVARSTIKAIRKNVLAKCYGGDISRKRKLLEKQKEGKKRMKSVGSVEVPQEAFMAVLKMDDTDSK, encoded by the coding sequence ATGAATCGTGAAGAAAAATTGAACAGACAGTCCAGGATCAGGAACTTTTCCATCATCGCGCATATCGATCATGGGAAATCGACCCTGGCTGACCGAATCCTTGAAAAGACAAAAGCGCTGACCGCCCGTGAAATGAAAGAGCAGCTGCTCGATTCCATGGACCTTGAGAGAGAGCGCGGTATTACAATCAAACTGAATTCAGTTCAGTTGAAATATGCGGCGAAAGACGGCGAGGAGTATATCTTCCATTTGATCGATACTCCGGGACACGTCGATTTTACATATGAAGTATCCCGAAGCCTTGCAGCGTGCGAAGGGGCCGTACTCGTGGTGGACGCAGCACAGGGGATCGAAGCACAGACCCTTGCCAACGTGTACCTTGCTTTGGACAATGATCTTGAAATCCTGCCGGTCATCAATAAGATCGACCTTCCTGCGGCAGATCCTGAAAGGGTCAGACAGGAAGTGGAAGATGTCATCGGTTTGGATGCATCGGATGCGGTCCTGGCTTCTGCCAAGGCGGGAATCGGAATCGAGGATATCCTCGAGCAGATCGTGGAGAAAGTACCTGCTCCACAGGGTGATCCCGATGCGCCACTGAAAGCACTGATCTTCGATTCCCTCTATGATGCATACAGAGGCGTTGTCGCATACATCCGTGTGATGGAAGGGACCGTCAAAGTCGGAGACAAAGTCCGTATGATGGCGACCGGGAAAGAATTCGAAGTCACCGAGGTCGGCGTTTTCACACCGAAACCGACTGGACTCAAGGAACTTACCGTCGGGGATGTTGGCTTCCTGACTGCTTCCATCAAGAATGTAGGGGATACCCGTGTAGGGGACACCATCACCCTTGCAAACAACCCGGCTGAAGAAGCACTTCCAGGTTACCGCCGCATGAATCCGATGGTTTACTGCGGTCTGTACCCGATCGATTCCAATCGATACAATGATCTTCGTGAAGCCCTTGAAAAGCTTGAATTGAACGACTCGGCCCTTCAGTATGAACCTGAAACCTCCCAGGCACTCGGTTTCGGTTTCCGTTGTGGTTTCCTTGGACTCCTTCATATGGAGATCATCCAGGAAAGGATCGAGAGGGAATTCAAGATCGACCTGATCACGACGGCACCGAGCGTTATCTATCACGTAGAGCTGACCGACGGAGAGACCCTCAGCGTCGATAATCCATCCATGATGCCGGACCCTCAGAAGGTCGATCATGTACAGGAGCCATATGTAAAGGCAACCATCATGGTGCCGAATGATTACGTTGGCGCCGTCATGGAGCTATGCCAGAATAAGCGCGGAAACTTCATCGACATGCAGTACATGGACGATACGCGCGTGAACATCGTCTACGAAATTCCCCTGGCGGAAATCGTCTATGACTTCTTCGATCAATTGAAGTCCAATACGAAAGGGTATGCTTCCTTCGATTATGAGCTTATCGGCTACAAAGAATCGAAGCTTGTGAAGATGGACATCCTCCTGAATGGAGAGAACGTCGATGCCCTCAGTTTCATCGTCCACAGGGATTTCGCCTACGAACGCGGGAAGCTCATCGTGGAAAAGCTCAAGCAGCTGATCCCGAGACAGCAGTTCGAAGTGCCGATCCAAGCGGCGATCGGACAAAAAATCGTTGCCCGCTCAACCATCAAGGCCATCCGCAAGAACGTACTGGCTAAATGTTACGGCGGGGACATCTCCCGTAAGCGTAAGCTTCTCGAGAAACAAAAAGAAGGTAAAAAGCGAATGAAGTCCGTCGGTTCCGTCGAGGTGCCTCAGGAAGCATTCATGGCCGTCCTGAAAATGGACGACACGGATTCAAAATAA
- a CDS encoding DUF3679 domain-containing protein — translation MKMFTLKYLVLAVALFLGVLIGMQYANDGIVETKGAQHDDAFSAPVKVSEDPEGNIEATILGEDVEGKTLKEKKEKLEEMKAYNFFSSIGKTIAGLVEGITNKLLDFLSSLI, via the coding sequence ATGAAGATGTTCACACTGAAATATCTTGTTTTGGCGGTGGCCTTATTCCTCGGCGTGCTGATCGGAATGCAATATGCCAATGATGGGATCGTGGAAACGAAAGGCGCCCAGCATGACGATGCCTTCTCCGCACCGGTAAAGGTTTCGGAGGATCCTGAAGGAAATATTGAAGCAACCATTTTGGGAGAAGATGTCGAAGGGAAGACGCTTAAAGAAAAGAAAGAAAAGCTGGAGGAAATGAAAGCCTATAATTTCTTTTCATCCATCGGCAAAACCATCGCGGGTCTGGTGGAGGGCATCACCAATAAGCTCCTCGACTTCCTCAGTTCACTCATATAA
- the spoIIP gene encoding stage II sporulation protein P, giving the protein MMGESNHRRSLTRFLKKPALLLFTLTLIPAGHLYSHPTEGEVFLYFTHSEEAYGDGSTVMDAGVMIKKELENEGIHAELDRTDVIRQLLEQDLHYGRAYEKSRELLIPVILSHRQPVTLLDIHRDAVDPSVSTATIHDKRYARIAFVIGRDQPGYKKNLEFAREMVSKLESASPGITRGIILKGGADTDGRFNQDLSGHSLLLEFGGVDNSTDEIERSARAFSKAYADYLNGGTKR; this is encoded by the coding sequence ATGATGGGAGAAAGTAATCATAGACGTTCTCTGACACGGTTTTTAAAAAAGCCTGCCCTTCTCTTGTTTACCCTTACGCTCATCCCGGCCGGTCATCTATACAGTCATCCTACGGAAGGGGAGGTATTCTTGTATTTCACCCATTCAGAAGAAGCGTATGGGGACGGGAGTACGGTCATGGACGCCGGGGTTATGATCAAAAAAGAGCTGGAAAATGAGGGAATCCATGCTGAGCTTGACCGGACCGATGTGATCCGGCAGCTGCTTGAGCAGGATCTGCACTATGGAAGGGCGTATGAAAAGTCGAGGGAGCTTCTGATCCCTGTGATCCTCAGTCATCGGCAGCCGGTCACGCTCCTGGATATCCACCGTGACGCGGTGGATCCTTCCGTTTCGACGGCGACCATCCATGACAAACGATATGCGAGGATCGCTTTTGTCATCGGCCGGGATCAGCCGGGGTATAAGAAGAATCTTGAATTTGCCCGGGAAATGGTATCAAAACTAGAGTCCGCTTCTCCCGGTATCACCCGTGGGATCATCCTCAAAGGCGGTGCGGATACGGACGGGCGCTTCAACCAGGACCTGTCGGGTCATTCCCTCCTCCTGGAGTTCGGAGGGGTGGATAATTCGACCGATGAGATCGAACGGTCTGCCCGCGCTTTTTCAAAAGCGTACGCTGATTACCTGAACGGTGGGACGAAGAGATGA
- the gpr gene encoding GPR endopeptidase → MKKEENLDLSVYEVRTDLAVEAREMALADQGEDQSDIPGVIIKEKEEDDVKVSLVSISKEGEDKIGKKAGNYLTIEAYGIREEDTELQQRVEKIFAREFSRFIENKNIAKDASCLIVGLGNWNVTPDSLGPRVCEDVIVTRHLFRLQPESVEEGYRSVSAIVPGVMGLTGIETSDIIFGVVEKSKPDFIIAIDALASRSIERVNATIQISDTGIHPGSGVGNKRKGLDEETLGVPVFAIGVPTVLDAVTIVSDTVDFLLKHFGKELKEGDRPSRSLAPAGLSFGERRKLTEDDLPEEAHRQTFLGVVGTLADDEKRKLIHEVLAPIGHNLMVTPKEVDVFIEDMSNLIANGLNAALHEAVDQDDTGFKTR, encoded by the coding sequence ATGAAAAAGGAAGAAAACCTCGATTTAAGTGTTTATGAAGTCCGAACTGATCTCGCCGTTGAGGCACGTGAGATGGCACTCGCCGACCAAGGGGAGGATCAATCCGACATTCCCGGAGTCATCATCAAAGAAAAGGAAGAGGATGATGTGAAAGTGTCCCTCGTGTCGATCTCAAAGGAAGGCGAAGACAAGATCGGAAAGAAAGCGGGAAACTATCTGACCATTGAAGCCTATGGTATCCGGGAAGAGGATACAGAGCTCCAACAAAGGGTGGAGAAGATTTTTGCGAGGGAATTTTCGCGGTTCATCGAGAATAAGAACATCGCGAAAGACGCCAGCTGTTTGATCGTAGGACTGGGGAACTGGAATGTGACGCCGGACTCTCTCGGACCAAGGGTATGCGAGGATGTGATCGTGACCAGGCATCTGTTCAGGCTGCAGCCTGAATCCGTAGAGGAAGGGTATCGCTCCGTGAGTGCCATTGTTCCCGGGGTCATGGGGCTGACAGGGATCGAGACGAGCGATATCATCTTCGGTGTGGTGGAAAAGTCAAAACCGGACTTCATCATCGCCATCGATGCCCTTGCCTCACGTTCCATTGAAAGGGTGAATGCCACCATACAGATTTCGGATACGGGAATACATCCAGGTTCAGGCGTGGGGAACAAAAGGAAAGGGTTGGATGAAGAGACGCTCGGGGTACCCGTTTTTGCCATCGGTGTCCCGACCGTACTCGATGCGGTGACGATCGTCAGCGATACAGTGGATTTTCTATTGAAGCATTTCGGCAAAGAGCTGAAAGAAGGAGACCGCCCGTCCCGGTCCCTTGCCCCGGCCGGACTGAGCTTTGGGGAACGGCGCAAGCTAACCGAAGATGATCTGCCTGAGGAAGCTCACCGCCAGACATTTTTGGGAGTGGTCGGAACCCTCGCCGATGATGAAAAAAGGAAGCTGATTCATGAGGTCCTTGCCCCGATCGGCCATAATCTCATGGTTACACCGAAGGAAGTGGATGTGTTCATCGAAGACATGTCCAACCTGATCGCCAACGGGCTGAATGCTGCACTTCATGAGGCCGTCGACCAGGACGATACCGGATTCAAAACGAGATGA
- the rpsT gene encoding 30S ribosomal protein S20, whose protein sequence is MPNIKSAIKRVRTNNERNVKNAAVKSSMRTAIKKAEAAATNNEDNAQELVKVAVSQLDKAAQKGLIHKNTADRQKARLMKKAN, encoded by the coding sequence ATGCCAAACATTAAATCAGCTATCAAACGCGTGAGAACAAACAACGAACGCAACGTTAAAAATGCAGCTGTGAAATCTTCAATGCGTACTGCAATCAAGAAAGCAGAAGCGGCAGCTACTAATAACGAAGATAACGCTCAAGAACTAGTGAAAGTAGCCGTGAGCCAGCTTGACAAAGCAGCTCAAAAAGGTTTGATCCACAAAAACACTGCGGATCGCCAAAAAGCTCGCCTAATGAAAAAAGCGAACTAA
- the holA gene encoding DNA polymerase III subunit delta, whose product MVIDIWKKIENARFSPIYLVYGNESFIINETRQRIISHAITEEEMDFNFSTYDLEETPVEVAIEDAETFPFMGERRVVILQNPIFLTSEKSKGKVEHNVKRLEDYIQSPAPYTILVITAHYEKLDERKKITKALKKAGEVVEAKKLSEQELKSWIRERATTHGVQIDEEAVELLINLAGTNLMMLTQELDKLSLYASDTNLVDAAVVEKLTARSLEQNIFALVDKVVQRRTDEALRIYYDLLKQNEEPLKILAILAGQFRLIYGVKELSRRGYGQQKIATNLKVHPFRVKLAAGQAKHFDDAQLSRIIDLLSQGDYEIKSGKIKKELMIELFLLKLHAL is encoded by the coding sequence TTGGTTATCGATATCTGGAAGAAAATAGAGAATGCCCGATTCTCCCCGATTTACTTAGTTTACGGAAATGAATCATTTATTATTAATGAAACCCGGCAAAGGATCATATCCCATGCCATCACGGAAGAAGAGATGGACTTCAACTTTTCGACCTATGATCTGGAAGAAACACCGGTGGAAGTGGCGATTGAAGATGCCGAAACCTTTCCATTCATGGGCGAGAGGAGAGTCGTGATCCTTCAGAACCCCATCTTCCTCACCTCGGAGAAATCAAAGGGGAAAGTGGAGCACAACGTGAAGCGCCTGGAAGATTACATACAGTCACCGGCCCCCTATACGATCCTTGTCATCACAGCTCACTATGAAAAGCTGGATGAGCGGAAAAAGATCACGAAAGCCTTGAAAAAAGCCGGAGAAGTGGTAGAGGCCAAGAAGCTGTCGGAACAGGAACTGAAATCGTGGATCCGCGAACGCGCCACGACGCATGGGGTTCAGATCGATGAAGAAGCAGTTGAACTTCTCATCAATCTTGCCGGGACCAATCTGATGATGCTTACCCAGGAACTGGACAAGCTGTCCCTCTATGCGAGCGACACGAACCTCGTCGACGCCGCCGTCGTGGAAAAGCTTACGGCCCGTTCTCTTGAGCAGAATATCTTCGCCCTCGTGGACAAGGTCGTCCAAAGGCGTACCGACGAGGCACTCAGGATCTATTACGACCTCCTGAAGCAGAACGAAGAGCCCCTTAAGATCCTGGCCATCCTTGCCGGCCAGTTCCGCTTGATCTATGGAGTGAAGGAGCTGTCACGAAGGGGCTACGGCCAGCAAAAAATCGCCACCAACCTAAAGGTCCACCCCTTCAGGGTGAAGCTCGCCGCAGGACAGGCAAAACACTTCGACGACGCGCAGCTGTCCCGCATCATCGACCTCCTCTCTCAAGGAGATTACGAAATCAAATCCGGAAAAATCAAAAAAGAACTCATGATCGAGCTCTTCCTCTTAAAGCTGCATGCACTGTGA
- a CDS encoding YqzM family protein, which translates to MNQFEKNVQSKRNDAVDSGVGFVVSFGFFAVMFVIATVIKLIGS; encoded by the coding sequence TTGAATCAATTCGAAAAGAACGTACAATCGAAACGTAATGATGCAGTAGATTCAGGCGTCGGCTTTGTTGTCTCTTTTGGCTTCTTCGCTGTCATGTTCGTAATTGCAACCGTTATCAAACTCATCGGTTCATAA
- a CDS encoding ComEC/Rec2 family competence protein, translating into MYEGNDDSLVIYAHIGGMKWLFTGDLEESGERKMIRRYNVEADVLKVGHHGSASSTSEEFLEKVDAQVAIISAGKDNRFGHPHPDVVERLGNRGVKIYNTADDGAVTYRFWRGRGTFSAHRP; encoded by the coding sequence GTGTATGAGGGGAATGATGACTCCCTTGTGATCTATGCCCATATCGGCGGGATGAAATGGCTTTTTACCGGTGATCTGGAAGAAAGCGGGGAACGGAAGATGATCCGGCGGTACAACGTTGAAGCGGACGTCCTGAAGGTGGGGCACCACGGCAGTGCATCGAGTACGTCGGAGGAATTTTTGGAAAAGGTGGATGCCCAAGTGGCCATCATTTCAGCCGGAAAGGACAATCGATTCGGTCACCCGCACCCGGATGTGGTGGAGCGCCTGGGGAACAGGGGCGTAAAAATCTATAACACGGCGGACGATGGGGCGGTGACCTATCGTTTTTGGAGGGGACGCGGAACGTTTTCCGCCCATCGGCCATAG